The Anaerolineales bacterium region ACGTCGTAATACCAATTCATCCGCCTCACGGCTTCTTCGGTCTTCTCCTCCAACAACAACCGCGGTATCTCCGCCGACATACACCCCGACGTGGCGATAATTCCTTCGGCGTGTTTGGCTAAAAATTCGTGGTCAATGCGCGGATAATAATAGAAGCCGTCGAGTTGCGCGGCGGAGGAAATTTTGAGCAGGTTTTTGTAGCCTGTTTCGTTTTCAGCGAGCAATAACAAATGGGATGATGTTCTATCCAGTTTCGAGTCGCGGTCGCTCATCGTCCGCGCCGCCAAATACGCTTCCACGCCGATGATCGGCTTGATTCCCGCTTTAGTCGCGGCTTTGTAAAAGTCCATCACGCCGAACATCGTGCCGTGATCGGTGATCGCGACCGCAGACATCTCCAATTCCTTCACGCGCTCGACCAGCTTCGTGATATTCGAGAAGCCGTCGAGCAGAGAGTATGAGGTATGAACGTGGAGGTGGGCGAAGGACATTTCAGTGATCAGTCATCAGTGAACGGTGGAGTAGTTGGGATTATAGCACGGGTGTTCGAGGATGAAGTTTAAAATATCAAGCAACAAAAAATCCTCCATTACGGAGGAAATTTCAGTGAGCGCGGAGGGGATCGAATATCATCCCCCCTGCGGGGACACTCAACAAAAAATCCTCATGCTGAGGATTTTAGTGAGCGCGGAGGGGATCGAATAACATCCCCCCTGCGGGGACACTCAACAAAAAATCCTCATGCTGAGGATTTTAGTGAGCGCGGAGGGGATCGAATAACATCCCCCCTGCGGGGACACTCAACAAAAAATCCTCATGCTGAGGATTTTAGTGAGCGCGGAGGGGATCGAATAACATCCCCCCTGCGGGGACCACCAACAAAACGACCCTCACAATGAGGGTCTGTATGAGCGCGGAGGGGATCGAACCCTCAACAAACGGCTTAAAAGGCCGCTGCTCTGCCATTGAGCTACGCGCCCGCGAAACGAGCGAAGGGCATTTTAGCATGAGAGGGAGTGAGCGTCAACGAAAAATTCCATCTCACCGCTAAGACCGCAAAGGGCGCAAAGAAATTAATAAGCTTAGCGATCTTCGCGCGCTTCGCGGTTAATATTTTCCCAACGTAAGACTCTCACGACTAAAACCATCCAAGCCAGCGGAGGCTGATATGGCTGACTTATTACATGTTGATGAACGAAATTTTCAAACCGAAGTGATGGACTCGAGCGAACCCGTGCTTGTGGACTTTAGCGCGGTCTGGTGCCAGCCGTGCAAAATGCTCGATCCCGTCGTCAAGCAATTGGCGGGCGAATGGGCGGGTAAGGTCAAAGTGGTGAAGATCGACGCAGACGAAAACCCGAGCCTCGTGATGCAGTTCGGCGTGATGGGCATTCCCACGTTGTTATTTATGAAGAACGGCGAAATCAAGGAACGGATAACGGGCTTCTTGCCGAAAGAGAAATTGATCGCGCGGTTCAGTCCGCACTTCAACTAACATGTCATTGCGAGCCACGAAGGGGCGAAGCAATCTCGTGGTGAGAGAAGATTGCTTCGTTGGACTATCGTCCTCCTCGCAATCACATAAGGCTAAAAATGGACACGAATTCGTGTCCATTTTTTTACTTCCTCATCAATCTATCCAATTCAGTAAAATCCACGCGAGAAGTCAGGTCAAAACTCATCGGCGAGACCGAAACCATGCGCTTCTTTCGCAACACAAACACGTCCGTATCTTCGGGCTCATGATCGAACACCCCAGCCTCATGATAACCGATCGTGCCTGGTTCATCCCATGATTTGCGTTCGGCGGCTTTCGGCTCGTAATACCGTTGACGAGATACCCGCGTCAACTGCCACGGGGTATCTGGCGCGGCATCGGAGGGGACTTCAACCTTCAACAAATCCACATCAAAGGGAAATTTTTTCTCCAGCAACATACGCGCAAACTTCGCGGCAAACATCGCCGCAATTGGAAATTCCACGTCGGTGGAATAGGACAAATGATATTTCGCCTCGGTCTCCAACGAAATCGCCAGCGAAGGGATTCCCAGCGACGCGGCTTCGAGCGCCGCGCCCACCGTCCCTGAGATCGTCACGCCCGAAGCGACATTCTCGCCGTAATTGATTCCCGAAACGACGAGATCGGGTTTGCGCTTCATCACATCGTAAATTCCATGTAAGACTGCCTGCGCGGGACTCCCGCCTACGGCGAACACGGTCCATTCCTGACCTTTGACCTGCACGCGCTCCTCGCGAATGATTCCATCGGACGTGTTGGGCAGGCTCCGCCCCATGCCAGTACACTGGTCACGCGGTGCGGTCACGGTGACAAACCCAATGTCCGAGAGAGAAGCGGCGGCCGCCCAAAGCCCGGGGGATTGAATCCCGTCGTCGTTTGTCAAAAGAATTTGTGGTTTTGTGGTTGACATAGATTATCTCATTTGAATAGGGAGATTGCTTCGTCGGACTATCGTCCTCCTCGCAATGACATCCAAACAAAAAGGAGCGGGGTTCCGCTCCTCAACAATGGCGCCCTCGGCGCGACTCGAACACGCGACCTATTGCTCCGCAAGCAAGCGCTCTAATCCACTGAGCTACGAGGGCATTTGGCAGGCGGGGATTTTAATTCAGAAACCGAGTCAGGTCAAGCCGCTGAGTTGAACCTTCCGTAAGCCATCGCATTTCCATTCCCTTTGATTAGTTTCATGAATTCGACGACGATACGCGGGTCAAAGTATTTGCCAGATTGACTCTCGATATAGTGGATCGCGTCCGATTTCGACCACGCCGACCGATACGGGCGATCGGATGTCAGGGCATCGTACACGTCAGCCACCGCGAACAATCGCGCAGAAAACGGGATTTGTTCGCCGCTCAAGCGGTCGGGATAGCCGGTTCCATCCCATCGCTCGTGATGCCAATGGGGTATTTCAAGCGCTGACGCAAGATACGCGATGGGTGAAAGTAGCGTAATTGCAATCGTTGGATGTTGCCGCATGATCTGCCATTCGTCCTCGGTGAGCGGACCTGGCTTGAAAAGAATCTCGTCTGGGATGACGACTTTGCCGATGTCGTGCAAAATCGAGCCGCGACGGATATGCACAATCGCTTCTTTTTCGACTCCCATCATAAACGCCAACCGTATGGTCAGATCGGTCACTTGGCGGGTATGCCCCTCCATTTGTTTGTCGCGCAGGTCGAGCGTTCTGGACCATCCTTCAATGGTCGCGTCGTACGCCATGCTCAATTCCGCGTTCGAACGTTGCAGGTCTTTGAATAGCATGGCGTTATCAATGGCAATTGCCGCCTGCCCGGAGATAACGCCGAGGAATTCGATCCAATCCGAATCTAATTTAAGAAGCGTGCGGTTGAAAATTTCCAACACGCCCAGGGTCTTGCCTTTAGCGATCAACGGCAAGCCGTAATAGGCGACAAATCGCTCGTCTACAAAGTGAGGCGACCGGGAGAATCCCGTGCCATTCAGCCGCAGATCAGGGATGCTGAGGGATTTCCGCTCCATGGCTACTTTGCCTGCATATCCTTCCCCCAATTTCAACCGCATGTGTTGTTGAGTGTTGGTATGAAAACCTACACCGGCGGAAAAGGTAAGCATGTTTGCTTCTGTATTAAGCAACAAAATAGAGGCGGCATCCACGTGCAATAGGTCCGTGACCTGATCCAGCAGCATGGAGAGAAGCAGTTTGAGGTCGAGTCCGGAAGCGATTGCCAGGTCAATCGAACGGAGGGCGGCGAGCCGGCGGACCTGTTGCGCCTGTGCATGTTCTATATGTTTGTGATTTGTGATATCCCGGGCAGCGAAAATGAACTGCATTTCCGGCAGGAAAGCAATGCGAGCGTCGAACCAGCGCGCCTCGGGGGATGAAATGGAGAATTCAAACGACCGTGTTTCTCCGCTTTCTTTCGCCTGCGCAAGTTGATCTTCGAAGCTGCGCGCCGATTCGGGCGAAAGAATTTCTTGAATTTTACGATTGTGAAGGAGGGTCGGAAACCGGTCGCGGAGACGGGGTGAATCGAACCGGTATTCAAGCACAGAGCCGTCCGAGTCAAGCAAGATCGTTAAATCGGCAAAAGCCTGAAGAAATCCTCCAAGCTTTGAAACCGTCCCCGGAAATAAACTCAATTGATTGTTCATTGTGGAAATGAAACGTGGCGGACGCGGGGCATAGTGATTCCCTTTGCCACTACGCCCCCAGCTCCGCCGCGTCATCCAATGCAATGGCGTTCAGAATGGATCCTGACGCTTCTGCGCGCTTCGGGGTCTAGCTCACTTGCAACGCCTGATGGACTTTTTGCGCGAAATCCGCTAAATTCTCGGCGCGAATGGACTTGATGACGGTTGATTCGCGATCCGTGAGGGTGAACGCCTGACCCAGATAGCCCTTCGCCAACGCTTCTTCGGGCTTTCGGATCAGCGTATCACGGAATTGACCGCTGACGACAGCCGCGGCAAACAGGCGTTGAAGACCCGTTCGTTCGGCTGGGGTTTGGCGATAACGCATAGCAGGCGTGGTGTAGGCGTCAAAGGTGAGTATTGCCATGTGGAATCTCCTTTTATGTAGGAGCAGAACTATCGTCCGCCCGCGCCGCCATCTGAAGGCGAGCGACGGCCGCCAACACCGCCATCGGAAGGTGAACGGCGTCCACCAACACCACCATCAGAAGGAGTATACAAAAATAATTTGTTGTTCATGGAAAACCTCTTTTTACTACTAAATTTCCCCCATCTTACACCTACTTAGACTGCAAACTAGACTACAAAACCAGACTAGACAAATATCAGCGAAAGATCAACTCCCGATAGATAAGCTCAGTTTCTTTAGAGGGTTCCAAACCCAATTCATTTGCTAGTAAGGATTTATATTCTTGATAGATTCTCGCACCAGAAGCGCGATCGCCCTGCGCTGCGTAGGCACGCAACTCCAATTGATAAATTAATTCATTAAACCGATCCTGAGCATGAGCAAGTTCGCATATTTTGAGACAATCTTGCAATTGATTGGTTTCAAGATAAAGATGCGCCAGCTCATCCAGCGCGGAGCGATAGATACGTCCTAATCGTTCACGCTCCAGAAGAACCCAATCGAAATCCAATTCTGAGAGGTATGGACCGTCAACAAGTTCGATAGCCTTTCGATAAAACCCAATGCGTTCGAACACATCCTGTGCCTGCTGAGCATGTTTTAAATACAATTCGAACGCCTCTACATCGTACTCATAATCTAAATCACGATTGAAACGATAATATTCGGCTTCGAACACAACCACATTTCTTCCAACAGCGCGTCTGAGCCAATAGATCTCGTGCTTGAAGCGTTTCTTAATTGCATCGGGATTCTCAATATCTGCCCACAGTATGTTCGCAATCTGTTCCTTAGTCAATGGCTCCTGAACATCCAAGAAATAGAAAAACAGATCACGAACCGACTGTGTCCGCCAATCTGAAATATTTACAGCTCGTCCGTTTGTCACAACTTCCGCACGTCCAAACGCACAAATTTTTAAATTCGCAGATGGCATTTCAATCGAGAAGGCAAGTCGACGAAGCGCCCTTCGTATCGCAGGCATTTTCTCGCCCAATTGTCTTGACCTCTCCAGCAAACTATTGAACGCTTTACCTATAACTGGATCGTTTTGCAATGGTGTCAGCCAGAAACTTGCCTGGTACATTGCGATCAGCAGCGTATGGTTAGGCCTATCTTTTGACACCATGAGATCATTGAACTCTAGCCGCGCTTGCTCTCGCAATCCTGCTTGTTCATAAGCAGCCATTAACCAAATCCTACTCCATTGATGCTCTGCCTCTCTTCCATCCTCTAAAAAACAAGATTTCCCTTCATTCAATAGATTGATTGCTGTATGATATTCACCCACCAAGAGATGAAATTTACCTTCAGCAAGCACCCATAAGCCGCGTTCGTATTTGGATGGATTGATCTTCTGTCTTTCCTCAAACGATTTCAAGTAAGTTTGTGCAACTCCCATTTTCTTCTGCAAGAGGGCCAGATTCGCCCGCGCCACAATCAGATAATTGGAAATAAATAACCCAGAAACATCACTGGCAACTTTTTCCGCCTGTTCATACGCTTGCACCGCTGCATCGAACTCCTCAACCTCGCTATAAAGGTCGCCCAGCCCGGTTAGGATGAGCGCTTCAGCACGATGATTACGACTGATTCTCGCGCATTCAAGCCCTTCTTCAAATGTTTCGGAGGCAAATTCATACTCGCCCAATTGAAGATGTAAAACTGCCAAGTTGTTTAATGTATCTGCCTGTGTGATAAGGTTTTTTTCCATTCGTAGTCTTTCAAGAGAAGCTTTATACAAATCCTTAGCAACTTCGACATCACCAATGGCAGCGCGAACCATGGCTGTTTCCGCTAACAACATGGAAATGCTCTCTGTTTCCAATAATTCCTTATAAATGAAGAGTGAGCGCTCAAGGTATTCGATGGTGTTGCGAGATTCGCCCAACCGGTAAGAATTTAAGCCCTTCACCCGTAACGCTTCGGCATAAAGAGACCGTAACGACAATTCAGAACCAGCGATTTGAAGTGCATCGTCAACATCCTTCATTGATTCAGAATATTTTCCTAATAACCGGAGCGTATTTGCACGACGAACCAAGGCAAGAGCAAGTTCCGCCTCATTGCCATCTTTCTTAAGAAGGTCAACCGCTGTATCCAAAAGTGCGTTTGCTTCCGGAAGATTCCCTTTCATTCTGGAGATCGCCCCTCGCAGCGAGATCAACCCCGGACGCGAACGAATCGTCGCGGGGGGGAGGCTGTTGATCCAGCCTTCGAGGGTGACTAACGCGGTCTGCAGCATCGGCGTGCCGGCGCGCTCGACCAAGCCCGCTAGAGCGTCCGGATCAGATAATTGTTTGCAAGTGAAATATGCCTTTTCCCATTCGCCGACCGCTTCGTAGCCCTTGACCATTCTTTCCAAGATGGGTTGAATTTCATGCGGACGTTCTTTTTTCATGCGTGATTGCAAAAATTCACGGAAGAGCGGATGATAACGCAGCCACCGTCCATCCTCTAACGGAAGAACGAACAGGTTTTTATCCAGAATCCAGCCCATCAATTCCAGCCAGCTTGGGGAGGTTGCATAGAATGGACCCAGCACGATCTCACAAAATTCCGCGTTGAATTCCTCCGGCAGGGAGGTCCGCAACAGAAACTCGCGGATGTGTTGAGGCTGCTGGTCGAGGACTTGTCGCCCCAGATACGAAAACGTGTCAACGTTGGCAACCTGCACCCCCGTCGAATCGGACAGCACCATGCCGGTGATCCAACCGCCGGTTTTGTTGATCAGCTCGCTTGCCTTCTCATCCGATAAGTGTTTGTGATGATTCTGCGCGTACAAAGCCTGCAACTCACGCGGCTGGAACGCCAGTTCCATGTGATTCAAACCCGCTACTTGTTCACGCGCGACCATCAACGTAACATCATCCAGGTCAGGGAGCGTGCGCGAAGAGATGATCAGGTGGCAATTTTCATCTACGAGTTGGAGAAAGCGATTGATCAGGGACGAGATTACCGGTGACTCGTCGAGCAGATGATAATCGTCAATGATAAAGAGGTAATCGTCTTCAACGCGGTCATACAGTTCATTGGTCAGCGCCACAAGCAACGCCTCAGCGTCGGTTTCTATGGTTTTTAGATTGTTCAGCAGATTCAGCGAGGATTCCCCCACGCCGGGAAAGCGTTCGGCAAGCGAGGCGATCAGATACGCCATAAACCTCTGCGGGTCGCGATCCAGCGGATCGAGCGCGAGCCAGCAGACGGGCATATCCGTGTGATTCGCCAGATCAATCAACAAAGACGTTTTCCCATATCCGGCGGATGCGGACAGAAGCACCAATTTATTCTCAAGAAAGGACTTCAACCTCTCCAGCAGACGGTGACGCGACAATAGTTCCCGGCGGCGAGGCGGGACAATAATTTTCGTTTTGCTAATGGGGATGGACGATTTTGTCATTCAGTCCAGTAAGCCTTAACCTAATTGTACTGAATTTTCGAGCAAGTTTCATCCGGGTTTTGTTGCAAAGAGCGGGGACACGGCTCAGGGTCTCGACAACTCTTCCAACATCCGCGCATGGATGCCCGGCGCCGTCGCGAGAACGGATTGCGGCGGAGAGATGTAATCCGCATCGCCACGGATGTTGGTGACGCGCGCGCCCGCCTCTTCGCAGACCAGCCCGCCCGCCGCCACATCCCACGGGTTGAGCGAAAGTTCCCAAAACCCGTCGAAGCGCCCCGCGCCGACGTAGCACAGATCCAATGCGGCAGACCCCAACCGGCGCACGCCCTGCGTCAACTTGGAGATCCGCACAAAGTTGGAAAAATTATCCCGTTCCGTATCCCACGTATCGTACGGAAAGCCGGTCACCAGCAGGCTTTTCTGCAACTCCGAGGTCGCGGAGGCTTGCAGTCGCTTGCCGTTCAGGTACGCGCCCGCGCCGCGTTCGGCGGTAAACAGTTCATCGCGCAACGGATCGTACACCGCGCCCAGTTTCAACGTCCCGGCAGACGCGTAGGCGATGGAGACGGAAAATATCGGGATGTGATGCGCGTAATTCACCGTCCCATCCAACGGGTCAATGTACCAGACATGATCATCGTCCCCGTGGATCACACCGCTCTCCTCGGCAAGAATATGATGGCTTGGAAAATCCGAACGCACTTTTCCCAGCAGAAACGCTTCAGATTGGCGATCCACTTCGGTGACCAGATCGATCACGCCCTTATAATCCACTTGATGTTCTTTATTGTAGCCTTCTCGCAAGATCGCGCCCGCTTGGCGCGCAAGGTCTTCAAGATACAAAAACGTCGGTTGCATCGAATACTCCATTAAATTTTTTGCGGCGGATTTTCGCCCGCCGCATGTATTCAAACTACTTTCTCAAACTTTCGAGCGTTTTATAAATATCGTACAGTTCGGTCTGGATCTCATCGCGGTCGCGCATGGACTGTTGCAACAGCGCCTCGAACGCCGCTCGCTGATCGGGCGGCAGAGTTGGCAGAAGCCGTTCCGCTCGCGCGATCTGCGAATTTTTGTGGCGCAGTTTATTTTCGAGCCTCGTGCGGTAACCTTGATAGAACCGTTCCATATCGAGCGGTTGAGGCTGGGTAAACGGCTGTTGCGTGACCAGCTCGGCGACCGTCAACAGAAAATCCTCGGTATCAATCGGTTTTTCGATGAAGCGCGAAGCGCCGAGGCTCAGGGCAAAATCTTTATCTTCCGGCGTAACGTAGGTGGCGGACAAAAATACAACCGGAATGGCGCGTGTCTCGGGGTTGA contains the following coding sequences:
- the trxA gene encoding thioredoxin, translated to MADLLHVDERNFQTEVMDSSEPVLVDFSAVWCQPCKMLDPVVKQLAGEWAGKVKVVKIDADENPSLVMQFGVMGIPTLLFMKNGEIKERITGFLPKEKLIARFSPHFN
- the surE gene encoding 5'/3'-nucleotidase SurE produces the protein MSTTKPQILLTNDDGIQSPGLWAAAASLSDIGFVTVTAPRDQCTGMGRSLPNTSDGIIREERVQVKGQEWTVFAVGGSPAQAVLHGIYDVMKRKPDLVVSGINYGENVASGVTISGTVGAALEAASLGIPSLAISLETEAKYHLSYSTDVEFPIAAMFAAKFARMLLEKKFPFDVDLLKVEVPSDAAPDTPWQLTRVSRQRYYEPKAAERKSWDEPGTIGYHEAGVFDHEPEDTDVFVLRKKRMVSVSPMSFDLTSRVDFTELDRLMRK
- a CDS encoding HD domain-containing phosphohydrolase, with protein sequence MNNQLSLFPGTVSKLGGFLQAFADLTILLDSDGSVLEYRFDSPRLRDRFPTLLHNRKIQEILSPESARSFEDQLAQAKESGETRSFEFSISSPEARWFDARIAFLPEMQFIFAARDITNHKHIEHAQAQQVRRLAALRSIDLAIASGLDLKLLLSMLLDQVTDLLHVDAASILLLNTEANMLTFSAGVGFHTNTQQHMRLKLGEGYAGKVAMERKSLSIPDLRLNGTGFSRSPHFVDERFVAYYGLPLIAKGKTLGVLEIFNRTLLKLDSDWIEFLGVISGQAAIAIDNAMLFKDLQRSNAELSMAYDATIEGWSRTLDLRDKQMEGHTRQVTDLTIRLAFMMGVEKEAIVHIRRGSILHDIGKVVIPDEILFKPGPLTEDEWQIMRQHPTIAITLLSPIAYLASALEIPHWHHERWDGTGYPDRLSGEQIPFSARLFAVADVYDALTSDRPYRSAWSKSDAIHYIESQSGKYFDPRIVVEFMKLIKGNGNAMAYGRFNSAA
- a CDS encoding tetratricopeptide repeat protein, giving the protein MTKSSIPISKTKIIVPPRRRELLSRHRLLERLKSFLENKLVLLSASAGYGKTSLLIDLANHTDMPVCWLALDPLDRDPQRFMAYLIASLAERFPGVGESSLNLLNNLKTIETDAEALLVALTNELYDRVEDDYLFIIDDYHLLDESPVISSLINRFLQLVDENCHLIISSRTLPDLDDVTLMVAREQVAGLNHMELAFQPRELQALYAQNHHKHLSDEKASELINKTGGWITGMVLSDSTGVQVANVDTFSYLGRQVLDQQPQHIREFLLRTSLPEEFNAEFCEIVLGPFYATSPSWLELMGWILDKNLFVLPLEDGRWLRYHPLFREFLQSRMKKERPHEIQPILERMVKGYEAVGEWEKAYFTCKQLSDPDALAGLVERAGTPMLQTALVTLEGWINSLPPATIRSRPGLISLRGAISRMKGNLPEANALLDTAVDLLKKDGNEAELALALVRRANTLRLLGKYSESMKDVDDALQIAGSELSLRSLYAEALRVKGLNSYRLGESRNTIEYLERSLFIYKELLETESISMLLAETAMVRAAIGDVEVAKDLYKASLERLRMEKNLITQADTLNNLAVLHLQLGEYEFASETFEEGLECARISRNHRAEALILTGLGDLYSEVEEFDAAVQAYEQAEKVASDVSGLFISNYLIVARANLALLQKKMGVAQTYLKSFEERQKINPSKYERGLWVLAEGKFHLLVGEYHTAINLLNEGKSCFLEDGREAEHQWSRIWLMAAYEQAGLREQARLEFNDLMVSKDRPNHTLLIAMYQASFWLTPLQNDPVIGKAFNSLLERSRQLGEKMPAIRRALRRLAFSIEMPSANLKICAFGRAEVVTNGRAVNISDWRTQSVRDLFFYFLDVQEPLTKEQIANILWADIENPDAIKKRFKHEIYWLRRAVGRNVVVFEAEYYRFNRDLDYEYDVEAFELYLKHAQQAQDVFERIGFYRKAIELVDGPYLSELDFDWVLLERERLGRIYRSALDELAHLYLETNQLQDCLKICELAHAQDRFNELIYQLELRAYAAQGDRASGARIYQEYKSLLANELGLEPSKETELIYRELIFR
- a CDS encoding inositol monophosphatase family protein, whose product is MQPTFLYLEDLARQAGAILREGYNKEHQVDYKGVIDLVTEVDRQSEAFLLGKVRSDFPSHHILAEESGVIHGDDDHVWYIDPLDGTVNYAHHIPIFSVSIAYASAGTLKLGAVYDPLRDELFTAERGAGAYLNGKRLQASATSELQKSLLVTGFPYDTWDTERDNFSNFVRISKLTQGVRRLGSAALDLCYVGAGRFDGFWELSLNPWDVAAGGLVCEEAGARVTNIRGDADYISPPQSVLATAPGIHARMLEELSRP
- a CDS encoding response regulator; translated protein: MSVMYGPVLIVEDVPNVLELLEVTLRFKGYAVITARNGEEALEVVARQKPALIITDILMPKLDGYAFVQKLRLNPETRAIPVVFLSATYVTPEDKDFALSLGASRFIEKPIDTEDFLLTVAELVTQQPFTQPQPLDMERFYQGYRTRLENKLRHKNSQIARAERLLPTLPPDQRAAFEALLQQSMRDRDEIQTELYDIYKTLESLRK